The Gossypium hirsutum isolate 1008001.06 chromosome A03, Gossypium_hirsutum_v2.1, whole genome shotgun sequence genome contains the following window.
AAGATCAAGCTTGAGGACTTGCCTGAGTTCACCTATAGAAGGTGGTATTGAACCAGAAAATTGGTTTCCGCCAAGTAAAAGGATTTCAAGAGAAGAGAAATTGGAAAGTGATAATGGTAATGGACCAGACAAgagattgtttgataaattaagCTGTCCTAACTTAACAGGCTTGGAGGAACTATTACCATTTTCAGACAATGTCCCCGACAGGTAATTGCTCTGCAACTCAACTAAACTTAACTCAGGCAAGTAAATGAAGCCATTTGGAATGCTACCATTTAAGTAATTCTGCCCCAACCTTACTCTGCTGAGACTATAACATCTCCCTAGCCCTTGAGGAATATTTCCAAACAggaaatttttcatcaaaactaATATCATTAACTGATTCGAAGCACATAAGTCCAGTGGGATCGTACCGGTGAGCTTGTTCGACGACAAATCGAGCAACTGCAGCTTCCCGTTTTGACCGAGATTCTTCGGTATAACACCGGTAAAGTTGTTCATCCAAAGCGCCAGAGTTTCCAAATAAGGCAACTCAGCTACATAATCTGGAATAGACCCGTGTAACTTGTTCATGAACAGATTGAAAAGCCTGAGCTGCTTAAGATTGACGAACTCCAACGGGATTTCTCCGGTGAGCGCATTGCGTGAAAGATCGAGATAAACCAGGCTTGTTAAGTTGCCTAATTGCTTCGGAATCGGACCAGACAGTTGATTGTTATGCAGATACAGTGCATCAAGCAACTGCAAGTTCCCCAGTTCATGAGGAATTGGACCATCCAATTCACAGCTTGAAAGATCCAAGGTAACTAAGTTAACCAAATTACCGAACTCCACAGGTATACCACCTTCGAAAACATTATAATACCCCAAGGAAAGCGTTTTCAAGTTTTTAAGATTGCCTAATTCACCAGGGATTTTACCACGAAGGTCATTTCCCGACAGTGAAAGATACTGTAATCCCACTAACGTGCCATAACTCGGTGGAATTTCGCCATAGAAATAGTTGCCAGCAAGTTCCAAGTACCTGAGTTTCTTCAAAGCAAGAATCCCAACAGGGAGTACAGCAGTGAGATTGTTGTCATAAGCATCCAACACTTCCAAGTTAGCAATACTTTCATAGTTCCAATCCAGGTTACCATGAAACTGGTTGTTCGAAATGTTGAGGAACCGAAGGTTACTTAAGTTGCCGATCACAATTCTGCCGGTGAAGTTGTTTCCAGCAAGGGAGAGGTTAGTCAACCTATCCAGCTTTGAAATCTGCGGTGAAACAGAGCCACCCATGTTCATATCTGTCAAGTCCAATGAAACAACTCGCCCCTTGGAGCACCCTATTCCGACCCAAGAAGAACATACCGAACTGAGGTCCGAAGAATTCCATGAACTTAAGAAAGGTTCAGGGAATTCAAATCCTTTTTTGAGTGTGACCAAGACATGAAAATCGTCAAGCAATGAAGcagaagaacaagaagaaaaggTGATTAGAAGAGAGAATAATGTCAAAACAATGAGAGGGACCATGTTTTTTCCTTTGGGAATTTGTTTTCAAGAGGATGGGATTTGGAAGGACTTGAAGCAAATACAAAGGGATTTAAGACTTACAACAAGAAAAGATTTTCTAGGAAAAGAAGGAAAAGTGAAAGGAATATGAGAAACTTCAAGTGTGTATAAGCTTGTGGAATCAATCATCTTGATAGAAAAGTCTTCATACACAAAGAAAGAAGCCAAGCTTCTCCTTTATTTGctcctctccctctccctctccctctttttcttttttcttttttttttctttttaagtttatcTCCAAGTGGAAGAAAATAAACAGTACATTGAAATTTTCTGCTAGTAATGTCTAATGGTTTAGTTGCTCATGCTTTATCTATCTAAAGAAAAAGCTAAGCCTAATAGCAGCGAAGTGAGGAAAATAAAAGTGTAGGGAATGTTTTAAAACCattgatttttaatttcatttttcagtaaaataataattaaataaataatttaaaaaattataaatcgaTTCAATTAGATTAATCATcgattttttattgaattttaattttttattaattttaaacaatttatttagggttcaatttaattcttttatcttGACTGATGGACAAAAAGTAGTATAAGAGCCTCATCCttagaataaaaatattatttttagcccttttaaatttatcaaatattgGAGTAGtggttttattaaaaaatatggtAATTCTTTAAAGctattttactatatttatttttgatgttcgataatcatattaaattttgattaattataaagTTGAGACGAATTGAATTGCTAAAAAAACCAAACTCTTTCAATATTATTTATTCTACCCACAAgatttaaactcaaaatttttagaaaaaaaaaagccattggataacaaaaattaaaagtagGGAATTATAGGTGAgggaaaataaaagtaaaagtgctagtctctttattttatgtgacaaaaatacccttttcCTTTAATCAAAGAATGTTCTTTATAGCTTTGAAGAAAGAGATGATGGAATTGCACTTTCAATCATTTAAAAAATGGGAAAATAGTCCTGTTGCTTTTTCATCAATTGTGTTTTCTTACTGTTAGTATCTTTTGAATCTTTGGAGGGGTTCTTGCTTAGTTTTGACAGTAAACATATTGTAAAATTCTCATCATATTTGCGCTGAAATATTCttctaaatatatatttatctGTGGATTGTAATAATATTCATCTCGATATGAAGATTCATGCCATTATGTCATTAGTAGATAAAGGGGTAAAAAGAATATTTAAGATTCTCTTAAGTGGAAGCCAAATCAAACAGAGAAAATTCCATTAACAACAGTATGTCCAACTATAAAGAAAGTTGGGGGAGCACAAAAAAGCAAGATGATGCATGCATGGAGGTCTTGTTAAAAAATAAAGGGTTTTTCGACATAAATATCATAATTATGTTAACATGTTAAGGGTAAATTATATTGGTTGGTACATTTTTTTTCTAGTTACACtattatgaaaatttacaaaatagttactcaattatttgattttgtttctttaatcACCCGTAATTGGAAAAGAGTGATATGGTAGCTTTTAAAGTTGGCATAAAAACAAATTTAGCCTCAACGTTAACGTATTGtatcaatttagttttaatttttaagaatttaacccttaatatttacacattatctaattttatcctattttttacatgaaaatataaatttcGTTTATTATTAAACTGGAAGATCATCAATTGCATTGCTTTCCTTATATTTCAAATGACTAAGAACTTAATATATCTCAAtgatgattaatttattttttgttagcTTGAGCTGAACGTCGTTGACGCAGCGAAtcaaagcttaaaaaattaagttttcaaaGTTGTTCAACTtacaattgaattgaattaatgaaatgtttatttttgttttgaagcAATTGAATTgactattttcttttttaaaatttggctCGTTTTGTTCCTTGttattgttcttttttctttttcatttaataaacgTAATGATAATGTTGAAATGAGttacaaagaaaaacaaaactgcAAAAGGATAATATTAGATAATATATCAACGTTGAAGGTTCagttttgtaaaattattaaattggcATAATATATAAGGATAAAGTTATTcatatgccaattttaaaagttacaacGTCAACTTTCTGTTAGCCATTTAA
Protein-coding sequences here:
- the LOC107938533 gene encoding leucine-rich repeat receptor-like serine/threonine-protein kinase BAM3 — its product is MVPLIVLTLFSLLITFSSCSSASLLDDFHVLVTLKKGFEFPEPFLSSWNSSDLSSVCSSWVGIGCSKGRVVSLDLTDMNMGGSVSPQISKLDRLTNLSLAGNNFTGRIVIGNLSNLRFLNISNNQFHGNLDWNYESIANLEVLDAYDNNLTAVLPVGILALKKLRYLELAGNYFYGEIPPSYGTLVGLQYLSLSGNDLRGKIPGELGNLKNLKTLSLGYYNVFEGGIPVEFGNLVNLVTLDLSSCELDGPIPHELGNLQLLDALYLHNNQLSGPIPKQLGNLTSLVYLDLSRNALTGEIPLEFVNLKQLRLFNLFMNKLHGSIPDYVAELPYLETLALWMNNFTGVIPKNLGQNGKLQLLDLSSNKLTGTIPLDLCASNQLMILVLMKNFLFGNIPQGLGRCYSLSRVRLGQNYLNGSIPNGFIYLPELSLVELQSNYLSGTLSENGNSSSKPVKLGQLNLSNNLLSGPLPLSLSNFSSLEILLLGGNQFSGSIPPSIGELRQVLKLDLSKNSLSGSIPPEIGNCFHLTYLDMSQNNLSGSIPPQISNVHILSYLNVSRNLLNQAIPRSIGWMKSLTVIDFSFNDFSGKLPESGQFAVFNASSFAGNPKLCGSLLNNPCNFTAITRTPRKAPGDFKLFFVLGLLICSIIFATAAIIKAKSFKKNGSSSWKMTAFQKLDFTVSDILECVKDGNVIGRGGAGIVYHGKMVNGMEIAVKKLLGLGTSNHDHGFRAEIQTLGNIRHRNIVRLLAFCTNKETNLLVYEYMRNGSLGEALHGKKGAFLGWNLRYKIATEAAKGLCYLHHDCSPLIVHRDVKSNNILLNSSFEAHVADFGLAKFLVDGGASECMSAIAGSYGYIAPEYAYTLKVDEKSDVYSFGVVLLELITGRKPVGEFGEGIDIVHWTKLVTNCRIAEVTNIVDPRLTTVPKDEAMHLLFIAMLCVQENSIERPTMREVVQMLSEFPRQSPEYHQTSSSFLIHNQQKNILKKEITQK